The following proteins are encoded in a genomic region of Thermococcus henrietii:
- a CDS encoding AI-2E family transporter, with protein MELETAVWIGVSLGVLYLTWQTVSPVLSPLIVAVTLAYILYPLHERLSVRIGNRWSALLLTGLLTVFSFLFILGFALWMNDIKYSLTDYVDTFFKWLLGLNLPQGMYDLLHRLSGAISERFNAYVLGYTYSLPKLSLQVIVAVFAFYGVLVNAKAIRDEIYALLPPSREELARKLINSATETLHYLLRGWLLVSVGKGAVLAFFFYLIGISDAGGSIAAGILTVVLELLPVVGGWVVWGAGAVYLFKSGLYGKAFTIGVLGFTLISPLPDIVLSKRLGRRQWGVNALVSLVGIFGGYIAFGFVGIIIGPVSLSLLITLLEEWKRAKNSKTKTAR; from the coding sequence ATGGAGCTTGAAACGGCAGTTTGGATTGGCGTCTCACTGGGGGTCCTCTACCTCACGTGGCAGACGGTTAGTCCCGTTCTTTCTCCCCTTATCGTGGCCGTTACCCTCGCTTACATCCTCTATCCCCTTCACGAGAGACTCAGCGTCAGAATAGGCAACCGCTGGTCAGCTCTGCTCCTCACAGGGCTTCTCACCGTCTTCTCATTCCTTTTCATCCTCGGCTTTGCCCTCTGGATGAACGATATCAAGTACTCTCTGACGGACTACGTTGATACGTTTTTCAAGTGGCTACTCGGTCTAAACCTTCCTCAGGGAATGTACGACCTCCTTCACAGGCTCTCCGGGGCAATATCCGAACGATTCAACGCGTATGTTTTAGGTTACACTTACTCCCTGCCCAAGCTATCCCTTCAGGTTATCGTTGCAGTTTTTGCCTTTTACGGTGTCCTCGTAAATGCAAAAGCCATAAGGGACGAAATATACGCCCTTCTGCCTCCAAGCAGGGAAGAGCTCGCAAGAAAGCTCATAAACAGCGCAACGGAAACCCTTCACTACCTTCTGCGCGGATGGCTTCTCGTCAGCGTTGGCAAAGGCGCCGTGCTCGCGTTCTTCTTTTACCTCATTGGAATCTCCGATGCCGGCGGTTCGATAGCGGCCGGAATATTAACGGTCGTCCTCGAGCTCCTTCCGGTCGTTGGCGGGTGGGTCGTCTGGGGTGCAGGTGCAGTGTACCTCTTTAAGTCTGGACTCTACGGAAAGGCATTCACGATTGGGGTTCTCGGCTTCACCCTCATCTCGCCCCTACCTGACATAGTACTATCCAAAAGACTTGGCAGGAGGCAGTGGGGCGTTAACGCGCTCGTAAGCCTCGTGGGAATCTTTGGGGGCTACATCGCATTCGGCTTCGTCGGAATCATCATCGGGCCCGTCTCGCTGTCGCTTCTGATAACGCTCCTCGAAGAATGGAAGAGGGCGAAGAACTCTAAGACGAAAACCGCCCGATGA
- a CDS encoding DNA-directed RNA polymerase subunit L codes for MRIEVIKREENLIEFYLEGEDHTFANLLNEVLHENEHVKFAGYTIEHPVLMARKPRFKVVTDGKVKPEEALEEAAQKIFDRARVLLEAWKKALEG; via the coding sequence ATGAGGATTGAGGTTATAAAGCGCGAGGAGAACCTCATTGAGTTCTACCTTGAGGGAGAGGACCACACCTTCGCCAACCTGCTCAACGAGGTGCTCCACGAGAACGAGCACGTCAAGTTCGCCGGCTACACCATCGAGCACCCCGTTCTGATGGCCAGAAAGCCCCGCTTCAAGGTCGTTACTGACGGCAAGGTCAAGCCTGAGGAAGCCCTCGAGGAGGCCGCGCAGAAGATATTCGACCGCGCGAGGGTTCTTCTCGAGGCTTGGAAGAAGGCCCTCGAAGGGTGA
- a CDS encoding beta-ribofuranosylaminobenzene 5'-phosphate synthase family protein, with amino-acid sequence MIIRTPKRLHLGLIDPTGSLGRRFGSLGVALEGGYEVKVLPAERLEVKAEGEDVETIKKAVGRMNSTFGTGTGYLIEVRKAIPRHVGLGSTTQLSLAVGTAIARLNNLDVSVEKLAEVLGRGKNSGAGIYAFAHGGFVLDGGVKEGIPPLILREEFPTEWAFLLVIPEVKPGLDEEEEKPIMGGNFGDVNSAMEISHRILLGLLPALKERNVRAFGEHLSAIQRLVGRHFAEFQGGEFREDVKLILDWLGEKTYGAGQSSWGPTVYGLILKSEFQRLSAELNDHLKEHGIRAKVELGLPRNTGAEVVSENAFLERLIRSVAQ; translated from the coding sequence ATGATAATTCGGACACCGAAGAGGCTTCACCTCGGCCTGATAGACCCAACGGGCTCGCTCGGAAGGCGCTTCGGGAGCCTTGGAGTGGCGCTCGAAGGTGGCTACGAGGTAAAGGTTCTACCGGCTGAACGGCTTGAGGTAAAGGCCGAAGGCGAGGACGTGGAGACGATAAAAAAGGCCGTCGGGAGAATGAACTCGACCTTTGGAACGGGAACCGGCTACCTAATCGAGGTGCGGAAGGCAATTCCAAGGCATGTCGGCCTCGGCTCGACTACTCAGCTGAGCTTAGCTGTTGGAACTGCAATAGCGAGGCTCAACAACCTGGACGTTTCGGTTGAGAAACTCGCCGAGGTTCTCGGAAGGGGAAAGAACAGCGGGGCTGGGATTTACGCCTTTGCTCACGGGGGCTTTGTCCTCGATGGAGGAGTTAAAGAAGGAATACCCCCGCTGATACTCCGCGAGGAGTTCCCCACGGAGTGGGCCTTCTTGCTCGTGATTCCTGAGGTCAAACCGGGCCTCGATGAAGAGGAAGAGAAACCGATAATGGGCGGAAACTTCGGGGACGTAAACTCGGCCATGGAGATAAGCCACCGCATTTTACTCGGTCTCCTTCCCGCGCTAAAGGAGAGGAACGTCAGGGCATTCGGTGAGCACCTCTCGGCGATACAGAGGCTCGTCGGCAGGCACTTCGCGGAGTTTCAGGGGGGTGAGTTCAGGGAGGATGTCAAGTTAATCCTTGACTGGCTGGGCGAGAAAACCTATGGCGCAGGCCAGAGCAGTTGGGGGCCGACCGTTTACGGCCTAATCCTGAAGTCGGAGTTCCAGAGGCTTTCTGCCGAGCTTAACGACCACCTTAAGGAGCACGGGATAAGGGCTAAGGTCGAGCTCGGCCTTCCGAGGAACACCGGGGCAGAGGTTGTGAGCGAGAACGCCTTTCTGGAAAGGTTGATAAGGAGCGTGGCGCAATGA
- the folP gene encoding dihydropteroate synthase, which yields MKFAGVNLDEPRVMGVINVSPESFYKGSVRNDEKALAETAVRMVEEGVSFIDIGAKSTAPYLETQIPLEEEIRRAVWAVKVVKDAVDVPVSIDTTSARVAEEALKAGADIINDVTGFKGDPEMVRVASEYGVPAVLCAHGNVEDFSDPVRTVIEFLEESLTIAEEHGVEDVAVDPAIGFLRPEWPPWYEWDSKVIANLNMLKLLGRPILVGISRKSFIGAITGRKDPSERLAGSLSATAIAVFRGADIVRAHDVRETLDAVKVAEFIGRFSS from the coding sequence ATGAAGTTTGCGGGAGTTAATCTTGACGAGCCGAGGGTAATGGGAGTGATAAACGTCTCGCCGGAGAGCTTCTACAAGGGGAGTGTGAGGAACGACGAGAAGGCCCTTGCCGAGACCGCCGTTAGAATGGTCGAGGAGGGCGTGAGCTTCATAGACATAGGCGCGAAGTCAACAGCTCCCTACCTCGAGACCCAGATTCCACTTGAAGAGGAAATCAGAAGGGCAGTTTGGGCTGTTAAGGTCGTCAAGGACGCGGTTGATGTTCCGGTGAGCATAGACACCACGAGCGCGAGGGTTGCTGAGGAAGCCCTGAAGGCCGGCGCCGACATCATAAACGACGTAACCGGCTTCAAGGGCGACCCGGAGATGGTAAGAGTTGCCTCTGAATACGGTGTTCCGGCCGTTCTCTGTGCCCACGGAAATGTTGAGGACTTCTCGGACCCGGTCAGGACTGTCATTGAGTTCCTTGAGGAGAGCCTGACGATAGCGGAGGAGCACGGGGTTGAAGATGTTGCCGTCGACCCCGCCATCGGCTTTCTGCGTCCGGAGTGGCCGCCGTGGTACGAGTGGGACTCGAAGGTAATAGCGAACCTCAACATGCTCAAGCTCCTCGGAAGGCCAATTCTCGTCGGCATCTCGCGGAAGTCCTTCATAGGCGCGATAACGGGCAGGAAGGACCCCTCTGAAAGGCTCGCCGGCAGTCTGTCGGCAACTGCCATAGCGGTTTTCAGGGGTGCGGACATCGTGAGGGCCCACGACGTGAGGGAAACGCTCGACGCGGTTAAGGTTGCCGAGTTCATCGGGCGGTTTTCGTCTTAG
- a CDS encoding PH1570 family protein produces the protein MLCEEKLEVFENGFDDGKFKLRIEFYGKDARRLLLAVIRELYLPDYGEDYVYPFECAKEHWGIYLDPSEIVAEEPDFSPVKFVNRSVLNRLEKALKEIDAPEEVKERVDLERAEIVKLKKTLLALGKDFILDERGYLIVFSKPSARELILKYLGMLDGA, from the coding sequence ATGCTCTGCGAGGAGAAGCTTGAGGTCTTCGAGAACGGTTTCGACGACGGGAAGTTCAAGCTCAGGATTGAGTTCTACGGAAAAGACGCCAGAAGGCTTCTCCTCGCGGTGATAAGGGAGCTCTACCTCCCTGACTACGGGGAGGACTACGTATACCCCTTTGAGTGCGCCAAGGAGCACTGGGGCATCTACCTTGACCCAAGTGAGATTGTCGCGGAGGAGCCGGACTTCAGCCCGGTCAAGTTCGTCAACAGGAGCGTCCTCAACAGGCTTGAGAAGGCTTTGAAGGAGATAGATGCCCCAGAGGAAGTCAAGGAGCGGGTGGACCTCGAGAGGGCCGAAATCGTGAAGCTCAAGAAGACTTTACTCGCGCTCGGGAAGGACTTCATCCTCGATGAGAGAGGCTATTTGATAGTCTTCAGCAAGCCGAGCGCGAGGGAGCTAATCCTAAAATACCTGGGGATGCTGGATGGAGCTTGA
- a CDS encoding sugar phosphate isomerase/epimerase family protein → MEIGVTIYPHFVTKDKSLASILADVKIKDYDFVSIFPHTLGLIKNGIVVEKKLRNIETTLRGVGISYIVRMPTSVNLRDHIYYTRHFRVAKAVADVAIKLGAKVIVMQSGRTGRLDLEIEAIQQLADMVGPFGIKIALENTFSVKDTLYVVENVERDNVGFALDVAHAFLSAQGNEEKLLEDVKLGTDKTVILMIHDNFGKLFPQVEPEDALAYGVGDLHLLPGEGKIPFGKVLKLFGDVPLLLKVKDPEKFSKIPSKQGLIELLTSL, encoded by the coding sequence ATGGAGATTGGGGTGACAATATATCCCCATTTCGTTACAAAGGACAAGAGCCTCGCGTCAATCCTGGCGGACGTCAAGATTAAGGACTACGACTTCGTTTCAATATTCCCGCACACGCTCGGACTAATCAAGAACGGCATCGTCGTCGAGAAGAAGCTCAGGAACATAGAGACGACCCTCAGGGGAGTCGGGATAAGCTACATCGTTAGGATGCCAACATCGGTCAACCTGCGCGACCACATCTACTACACGAGGCACTTCCGCGTCGCCAAGGCCGTCGCCGATGTTGCAATCAAGCTCGGCGCCAAGGTCATAGTCATGCAGAGCGGTAGAACCGGAAGGCTCGACCTCGAAATTGAGGCCATACAGCAGTTGGCAGATATGGTCGGGCCCTTCGGCATAAAAATAGCCCTCGAGAACACCTTCAGCGTCAAGGACACGCTCTACGTCGTTGAGAACGTTGAGAGGGACAACGTTGGCTTTGCCCTCGACGTTGCCCACGCCTTCCTCAGCGCCCAGGGCAACGAGGAGAAGCTTTTGGAGGATGTGAAGCTCGGCACCGACAAGACAGTAATCCTGATGATACACGACAACTTCGGAAAGCTCTTCCCGCAGGTCGAGCCAGAAGATGCTCTCGCCTACGGCGTCGGCGACCTCCACCTGCTCCCGGGCGAGGGCAAGATACCCTTCGGTAAGGTTCTTAAACTCTTTGGGGACGTCCCCCTGCTCCTGAAGGTTAAGGACCCCGAGAAGTTCTCCAAGATACCGAGCAAGCAGGGGCTCATAGAGCTGCTAACGAGCCTCTAA
- a CDS encoding ribonuclease III family protein: MASFPYPKDFTDKGLAKFGDSLLNFVFSLALSEYLGRPTGERVPNASLSIALEMSGLRRLAPPRSDKHTRGDVAEAIFAYAWLEGLITIEEAVKLIRENLSDDVTHFTRKKEAIGRALAVLYREIGKRLRLEAR, translated from the coding sequence TTGGCCTCTTTTCCCTATCCCAAGGACTTCACCGACAAGGGGCTCGCCAAATTCGGCGATTCTCTCCTCAACTTCGTCTTTTCTCTGGCATTGAGCGAGTACCTCGGAAGGCCGACCGGGGAGAGGGTTCCGAACGCTTCTTTGAGCATAGCCCTTGAGATGTCAGGTCTAAGAAGGCTCGCCCCGCCGAGGAGCGACAAACACACGAGGGGCGACGTTGCAGAGGCCATATTCGCCTACGCTTGGCTCGAAGGGCTGATAACGATTGAGGAAGCCGTCAAGCTAATCCGCGAGAACCTGAGCGACGACGTTACCCACTTCACAAGGAAGAAAGAGGCGATAGGAAGGGCCCTCGCGGTTCTCTACAGGGAAATCGGAAAAAGGTTGAGATTAGAGGCTCGTTAG
- the sppA gene encoding signal peptide peptidase SppA, producing MRENIWKYISAVLALLLALSVVAIAVLYQATSPIGVPPNATAPAVIENPLNVTCNGTSSYQLSQLKDEVAYLRSLINGTGGKTIAVVPIFGIITDYTALEVVPLLREIASNDSIGGVLLWIESPGGDVGPVMDIYSAVKKLALVKPVVAYSGGIMASGGYYIANGADKIVASPLAEVGSIGVIYVHYDLQKNYQMNGIKVEVFKTGPYKDMGAEWRDLTPEEKKIIANMVNTYFQAFLRAVSEGRNMSVSEVKKFATGRTWFAENVTGTLVDETGGMDTAIAALEKLMNVTSARVVIYKNLETPSDFGIAGSKALYLDPSYLEPYLRG from the coding sequence ATGAGGGAGAACATATGGAAGTATATCTCGGCCGTCCTCGCTCTTCTGCTCGCCCTCTCGGTGGTGGCAATAGCGGTGCTCTACCAGGCGACTTCGCCGATAGGGGTTCCACCAAATGCAACGGCCCCAGCGGTGATAGAAAACCCGCTGAACGTCACCTGCAACGGGACGTCAAGCTACCAGCTCAGCCAGCTGAAGGATGAGGTCGCTTACCTTCGCTCGCTCATCAACGGAACCGGAGGAAAAACGATAGCCGTAGTCCCGATTTTTGGAATAATAACCGACTATACTGCCCTTGAAGTCGTCCCCCTGTTGAGGGAAATCGCAAGCAACGACTCAATCGGAGGGGTCCTCCTGTGGATTGAGAGTCCCGGCGGTGACGTTGGCCCTGTTATGGACATCTACTCCGCAGTCAAGAAACTCGCCCTCGTCAAGCCTGTGGTTGCCTATTCCGGCGGAATAATGGCTTCCGGCGGCTACTACATAGCCAACGGGGCCGACAAGATAGTCGCGAGTCCCCTCGCGGAGGTGGGGAGCATCGGCGTCATCTACGTTCACTATGACCTTCAGAAGAACTACCAGATGAACGGAATCAAAGTCGAGGTATTCAAAACGGGCCCCTACAAAGATATGGGAGCCGAGTGGCGTGACCTAACGCCCGAGGAGAAAAAGATAATCGCCAACATGGTCAACACTTACTTCCAAGCGTTCCTTCGGGCGGTGAGCGAGGGCAGGAACATGAGCGTCTCGGAGGTCAAGAAGTTCGCCACAGGAAGGACATGGTTCGCTGAGAACGTTACAGGAACGCTCGTGGACGAGACCGGTGGAATGGACACTGCAATAGCAGCCCTCGAAAAATTAATGAACGTTACGAGCGCAAGGGTTGTGATATACAAGAACCTTGAAACCCCGAGCGACTTTGGAATTGCCGGGAGCAAGGCCCTTTATCTCGACCCGAGCTATCTCGAACCGTATCTGCGGGGGTGA